The Opitutus sp. ER46 genome contains a region encoding:
- a CDS encoding sulfite exporter TauE/SafE family protein, with product MNFEIWDWAVAILAAVLVGLSKTGISGLGMLSVVLFAQILPAKQATGLVLPLLCFGDLVAVASYRRHATWHLLWRLFPWTALGVVIGYLALGRINEQQTRWLIGGIVLALVGLHLVRRRRQGGEEAEHGAWFAPTIGILAGFTTLVANAAGPLMVIYLLAMRLPKLEFMGTGAVFFMLLNLFKVPFMVHLGLINSASFGINLLLAPAVFGGAWVGRKLLHRINQRVFENLALFLSAAAALELMFKFSSHLRIALASASLWRG from the coding sequence ATGAACTTCGAAATCTGGGACTGGGCGGTGGCGATCTTGGCCGCGGTGCTGGTGGGTCTTTCCAAGACCGGCATCAGCGGGCTCGGCATGCTGTCGGTCGTCCTCTTCGCGCAGATCCTGCCGGCCAAGCAGGCCACCGGGCTCGTCCTGCCGCTCCTCTGCTTTGGTGACCTGGTCGCGGTCGCCTCGTACCGGCGTCACGCCACCTGGCATCTGCTCTGGCGGTTGTTTCCGTGGACCGCGCTCGGCGTGGTGATCGGCTACCTCGCGCTGGGCCGGATCAACGAGCAGCAGACGCGCTGGCTCATCGGCGGGATCGTGCTGGCGCTCGTCGGGCTGCACCTCGTGCGCCGGCGGCGCCAGGGCGGCGAGGAGGCGGAGCATGGCGCTTGGTTTGCCCCGACGATCGGCATTCTCGCCGGCTTCACCACGCTCGTGGCCAACGCCGCGGGGCCGCTGATGGTGATCTACCTGCTGGCGATGCGGCTGCCGAAACTCGAGTTCATGGGCACCGGCGCGGTGTTCTTCATGCTCCTGAACCTCTTCAAGGTGCCGTTCATGGTACATCTCGGGCTGATCAACAGCGCCAGCTTCGGCATCAATCTCCTGCTCGCACCGGCGGTGTTCGGCGGCGCGTGGGTGGGACGCAAGCTCCTGCATCGCATCAACCAGCGGGTCTTTGAAAACCTGGCGCTCTTCCTTTCGGCCGCCGCTGCGCTCGAGCTGATGTTTAAGTTCTCGTCGCATCTCCGGATCGCCCTAGCCTCGGCTTCGCTATGGCGCGGATGA
- the nuoB gene encoding NADH-quinone oxidoreductase subunit NuoB has protein sequence MFVFDTLTHRLKRGCETMGYPQAPAPALPDRHGGALRVDAAKCSDGCQQCVEVCPTGAITRPAGQPLALDLGKCIFCQACVEVCPPKAITQTNDHRMAVRNRGDLLLGAPGQEEVRLAAALDKKLLKLFGRSLRLRVVSAGGCGGCEADVNVLGTIGWDLSRFGINYVASPRHADGVLVTGCVSRNMSLALKKTYDAVPEPKLVIAVGACAINGGPFIGSPEVLNGASAVVPVDLYIPGCPPHPLTILDGLLRLLDRLEEGKR, from the coding sequence ATGTTCGTCTTTGACACCCTCACTCACCGGCTGAAGCGCGGCTGCGAGACGATGGGATACCCGCAGGCGCCCGCGCCTGCCCTGCCCGACCGCCATGGCGGCGCGCTGCGCGTCGACGCCGCGAAATGCTCCGACGGTTGCCAGCAGTGCGTCGAGGTCTGCCCCACCGGCGCAATCACGCGCCCTGCCGGCCAGCCGCTCGCGCTCGATCTCGGCAAGTGCATCTTCTGCCAAGCCTGCGTGGAGGTCTGCCCGCCCAAGGCGATTACCCAGACCAACGACCACCGCATGGCGGTGCGCAATCGCGGCGACCTGCTGCTCGGCGCTCCCGGTCAGGAGGAGGTGCGGCTCGCCGCCGCGCTCGACAAGAAACTCCTGAAACTCTTCGGCCGCTCGCTCCGCCTCCGCGTCGTGAGCGCCGGCGGCTGCGGCGGCTGCGAGGCGGACGTCAACGTGCTCGGGACCATCGGCTGGGACCTCAGCCGGTTCGGCATCAACTACGTCGCGTCCCCGCGTCACGCCGACGGCGTTCTGGTGACCGGCTGCGTTTCCCGCAATATGTCGCTCGCCCTGAAGAAAACGTACGACGCCGTGCCCGAGCCCAAGCTCGTGATCGCGGTCGGCGCGTGCGCGATCAACGGCGGACCCTTCATCGGCAGTCCCGAGGTGCTCAACGGCGCCAGCGCCGTGGTGCCGGTCGATTTGTACATTCCCGGCTGCCCGCCGCACCCGCTCACCATTCTCGACGGCCTCCTGCGGCTCCTCGACCGCCTCGAAGAGGGCAAACGCTAG
- a CDS encoding PTS sugar transporter subunit IIA, with protein sequence MYLNLVQIAESFGVSENVIEDWIRSEGLPHVPERGRLLFDRAQVANWAAARGLAAQAGFLAPAASTQATSWPLETLLRQGGIWRNLPLAEITPTLVRIVETLPATAPAVRQLVAQRIKAPSGVTLAPVGGGFALPHPSARIALGRDSGTVALLLLNEPVPTPEPAVDGLGVTKLFFFIAPSPRAHLDILGRLSRLLSRGPVRDLVNQGASDAEILNAVAAADAAPALPRSENKS encoded by the coding sequence ATGTATCTGAACCTCGTCCAGATTGCTGAGTCGTTCGGTGTTTCGGAGAACGTGATCGAGGATTGGATCCGCTCCGAAGGCCTGCCTCACGTGCCCGAACGAGGCCGGCTGCTGTTCGATCGCGCGCAAGTCGCCAACTGGGCCGCGGCGCGCGGCCTCGCCGCCCAGGCCGGTTTCCTGGCCCCTGCCGCGAGCACCCAGGCGACGTCCTGGCCGCTCGAGACGCTCCTGCGGCAGGGCGGCATCTGGCGCAACCTGCCGCTCGCGGAAATCACGCCGACTCTCGTGCGTATCGTCGAGACGCTGCCCGCCACCGCCCCCGCCGTGCGGCAGCTCGTCGCCCAGCGCATCAAGGCTCCCAGCGGCGTCACCCTTGCCCCCGTCGGCGGCGGCTTCGCCCTGCCCCACCCCAGCGCCCGGATCGCGCTGGGCCGCGACTCGGGCACGGTCGCGCTCCTGCTCCTCAACGAGCCGGTCCCCACCCCGGAACCCGCCGTCGATGGCCTCGGCGTCACCAAGCTCTTTTTCTTCATTGCCCCTTCCCCGCGCGCGCACCTCGACATCCTCGGCCGACTCAGCCGCCTGCTCTCCCGCGGGCCGGTCCGGGATCTCGTCAATCAGGGCGCGAGCGACGCCGAAATCCTCAACGCCGTGGCCGCCGCTGATGCGGCGCCCGCCTTGCCCCGCTCGGAGAACAAGTCGTGA
- a CDS encoding proton-conducting transporter membrane subunit, whose translation MTIGLLLSVSAFCLLTGILLGRRAPGFWLGLTLLAALAALGACGQVLLGGAEWDWRSAFRVGGESVHLRLDAVSAWFLTLLSVVGGAAAVYTRDYWSDHHYPRSAARNRAWWNVLLLTMGSVLVCANGLHFLIAWELFAISGYFLVTLERQDREVRAAGWLYLAASHAGTLCLFAFFTLLAARVGSWDLGPLRDRPELAPLFWLVLAGFGVKAGLFPLHIWLPSAHANAPSHVSAILSGVALKLGIYGIVRFSGWLPVPDAAGWVVIGVGAVTGLLGIAFSLAQNDLKRLLAYSSVENIGIILVGIGGGLLGLTHGDAAWGRLAFAGALLHVWNHGFFKSLLFFSAGSVLHATGTRDMSRLGGLWRAMPWTAALFATGAIAVCALPPLNGFASEWLVYLGLFDAVTSRTAAAAIATPAIILLAVTGALALVSFVKASATVFLGAPRTAIARHAHEAGPWMRGPMLLLAALCVTIGLAPVLVWPLLTRVTGVWHPGWSGAAVESPFLGLGFAPLLIASLIVGVVLLVRRTVRVRGSERQLTWDCGYALPTARMQYTGGSFGGIAAGWFNWILRPYRRLRRPRGFFPAEASLIERVPETVLEHGIQPVGTIILRISTAVRRLQHGHLQYYIAYVVVGLLGLAALVAAGVKP comes from the coding sequence GTGACGATTGGTCTGCTGCTGTCGGTCAGTGCGTTCTGCCTGCTCACCGGAATCCTCCTCGGCCGCCGGGCTCCCGGCTTCTGGCTCGGGCTCACGCTCCTCGCCGCCCTCGCCGCCCTCGGCGCGTGCGGCCAGGTCCTGCTCGGCGGCGCCGAATGGGACTGGCGCAGCGCCTTCCGCGTGGGCGGTGAATCCGTTCACCTCCGGCTCGACGCCGTCAGCGCCTGGTTTCTCACGCTCCTGAGTGTGGTCGGCGGCGCCGCCGCGGTCTACACGCGCGATTACTGGTCGGATCACCACTACCCGCGCTCCGCCGCTCGCAACCGCGCCTGGTGGAACGTCCTCCTGCTCACGATGGGGTCCGTCTTGGTCTGCGCGAATGGACTCCACTTCCTTATCGCCTGGGAGCTCTTCGCGATCTCCGGCTACTTTCTCGTCACCCTCGAGCGGCAGGACCGCGAGGTCCGCGCTGCCGGCTGGCTTTACCTCGCCGCCTCGCACGCCGGCACGCTCTGCCTCTTCGCGTTCTTCACCCTGCTCGCCGCCCGCGTCGGCAGCTGGGATCTCGGTCCGCTGCGCGACCGGCCCGAACTTGCCCCGCTGTTCTGGCTCGTCCTCGCCGGGTTCGGCGTGAAGGCGGGCCTGTTCCCGCTCCACATCTGGCTGCCCTCCGCCCACGCCAACGCCCCGAGCCACGTCTCGGCCATCCTCTCCGGCGTCGCCCTCAAGCTCGGCATCTACGGCATCGTCCGCTTCAGCGGCTGGCTCCCGGTTCCCGACGCCGCCGGCTGGGTCGTCATCGGCGTCGGCGCGGTCACCGGGCTGCTCGGCATCGCCTTCTCTCTCGCCCAGAACGATCTCAAGCGGCTCCTCGCCTACTCCTCCGTCGAGAACATCGGCATCATTCTCGTAGGCATCGGCGGCGGCCTGCTCGGCCTCACCCACGGCGACGCCGCCTGGGGCCGCCTCGCCTTCGCCGGCGCACTCCTGCACGTCTGGAATCACGGTTTCTTCAAGTCGCTGCTCTTCTTCAGCGCTGGCTCCGTCCTGCACGCCACCGGCACGCGCGACATGAGCCGGCTCGGTGGACTCTGGCGCGCGATGCCGTGGACGGCCGCGCTGTTCGCCACCGGCGCCATCGCCGTCTGCGCCCTGCCCCCGCTCAACGGCTTCGCGAGCGAATGGCTCGTGTACCTCGGGCTCTTCGACGCCGTCACCAGCCGCACCGCTGCCGCGGCCATCGCCACGCCCGCCATCATCCTGCTCGCGGTGACCGGCGCGCTCGCCCTGGTAAGTTTCGTGAAGGCCTCCGCCACGGTCTTCCTCGGCGCGCCCCGCACCGCCATCGCCCGGCACGCCCACGAGGCGGGCCCGTGGATGCGCGGCCCCATGCTCCTGCTCGCCGCGCTGTGCGTCACCATCGGCCTCGCGCCGGTGCTCGTCTGGCCGCTGCTGACCCGCGTCACCGGGGTGTGGCATCCCGGCTGGTCCGGCGCCGCGGTTGAGAGTCCGTTCCTGGGGCTCGGTTTCGCGCCGCTCCTGATCGCCAGCCTCATCGTCGGTGTCGTCCTGCTCGTCCGGCGAACCGTGCGGGTGCGCGGCAGCGAGCGGCAACTGACGTGGGACTGCGGCTACGCGTTGCCGACCGCGCGCATGCAGTACACCGGGGGCTCCTTCGGGGGTATCGCGGCGGGCTGGTTCAACTGGATCCTTCGCCCGTATCGCCGGCTGCGGCGGCCGCGCGGCTTCTTCCCGGCGGAGGCCAGCCTCATCGAGCGCGTGCCCGAGACCGTCCTCGAACACGGTATCCAACCGGTGGGCACCATCATCCTTCGGATTTCCACGGCCGTGCGCCGGCTCCAGCACGGCCATCTGCAATACTACATCGCGTACGTCGTCGTCGGCCTGCTCGGGCTGGCGGCGCTCGTCGCAGCGGGAGTGAAACCATGA
- a CDS encoding hydrogenase, translating to MSTPPLSSPPAAGAFTFLANGTSLPWADLPEFNAPDLVRATGAEIDRGARLCAWFGVPEGDATRLVAVLAFDADSTLAVARSTPVRGSYPALTVTHPQAHMFEREVWEQHHLNPEGHPWLKPVRASNTAGDAPAVGEFFRVNGPEIHEVAVGPVHAGVIEPGHFRFQCAGEEVLHLEIALGYQHRAVEDILPGGPHRATMHQMETVAGDTTIAHATAYANVLEALAGTEAPLRAQWVRAVALELERLANHTGDIGALAGDVAFLPTASACGKIRGDFLNLSALVCGNRFGRALVRPGGTRLDLEAERATRLLERLKVALGEVEAAAGWFWDAASVRARFENVGVVFGPQATEIGLVGVAARACGLVRDVRFDHPTGWYRFAQAPVAVWPGGDVYARARVRWLELQRSGQFLQEQLAAAPAGPVNEPLGPAAPDTFAVALVEGWRGEVCHVALTDARGAFRRYKIVDPSFHNWTGLALALRGQAISDFPICNKSFNLSYCGFDL from the coding sequence ATGAGCACCCCGCCTCTTTCTTCGCCGCCGGCGGCCGGAGCGTTCACCTTCCTCGCCAACGGCACCTCGCTGCCCTGGGCCGACCTCCCCGAGTTCAACGCCCCCGACCTCGTCCGCGCCACCGGCGCCGAGATCGACCGGGGCGCCCGGCTCTGCGCGTGGTTCGGCGTGCCCGAGGGCGACGCCACCCGGCTGGTCGCGGTGCTCGCGTTCGACGCCGACAGCACCCTCGCCGTGGCCCGCTCCACGCCCGTCCGCGGCAGCTACCCGGCGCTCACCGTCACCCACCCGCAGGCGCACATGTTCGAGCGCGAGGTGTGGGAACAGCACCACCTCAACCCCGAGGGCCACCCATGGCTCAAGCCGGTCCGCGCCAGCAACACTGCGGGCGACGCTCCCGCCGTCGGCGAGTTCTTCCGCGTCAACGGCCCCGAGATCCACGAGGTCGCCGTCGGGCCCGTCCACGCCGGCGTGATCGAGCCCGGACACTTTCGATTCCAGTGCGCGGGCGAGGAGGTCCTGCACCTCGAGATCGCGCTGGGCTACCAGCACCGCGCCGTGGAGGACATCCTGCCCGGCGGTCCGCATCGCGCGACGATGCACCAGATGGAAACCGTCGCGGGCGACACCACCATCGCCCACGCCACCGCCTACGCGAACGTCCTCGAGGCGCTCGCCGGCACCGAGGCCCCGCTGCGCGCGCAGTGGGTCCGCGCCGTGGCCCTCGAACTGGAGCGGCTCGCCAACCACACCGGCGACATCGGCGCCCTCGCGGGCGACGTCGCCTTCCTGCCCACCGCCTCCGCCTGCGGCAAGATCCGCGGCGACTTCCTCAATCTCAGCGCGCTCGTCTGCGGCAACCGCTTCGGCCGCGCGCTCGTTCGTCCCGGCGGCACGCGGCTCGACCTCGAGGCCGAACGCGCCACCCGGCTCCTCGAGCGGCTCAAGGTCGCGCTCGGCGAAGTCGAGGCCGCCGCCGGCTGGTTCTGGGACGCCGCCAGCGTCCGCGCGCGTTTCGAAAACGTCGGCGTCGTCTTCGGTCCGCAGGCCACCGAGATCGGGCTCGTCGGCGTCGCCGCCCGCGCCTGCGGTCTCGTCCGCGACGTGCGCTTCGATCATCCTACCGGCTGGTACCGCTTCGCCCAGGCCCCCGTGGCGGTCTGGCCGGGTGGCGACGTTTACGCCCGCGCCCGCGTGCGCTGGCTCGAGTTGCAGCGCTCCGGCCAATTCTTGCAGGAACAGCTCGCCGCCGCGCCCGCCGGTCCGGTCAACGAACCGCTCGGTCCCGCGGCGCCGGACACGTTCGCCGTTGCCCTCGTCGAGGGTTGGCGCGGCGAGGTCTGCCACGTCGCGCTCACCGACGCCCGCGGCGCCTTCCGCCGCTACAAGATCGTCGATCCTTCCTTCCACAACTGGACCGGACTCGCCCTCGCCCTTCGCGGCCAGGCGATCTCCGATTTCCCGATCTGCAACAAGAGTTTCAACCTCTCGTACTGCGGCTTCGACCTCTAG
- a CDS encoding Shedu anti-phage system protein SduA domain-containing protein, giving the protein MNRNIALERAIGDLEVLLSKTEVGEADFQRFFEAHTCAFEALGYSSFIPHVRLRTSQGDLIPDFLVRRVDGTYEICDIKTPGERVLKRVKNRTEFYAKISTEYAGQLRCYGEFFDDRASTILFEKEYGIVVNKSPNRFLVIGRDDGIDRYELHKILKSRGMEFSIVTYDDVVRSLRWALAMNDFGEEKQYGVTINTVIQLIEPSDSPEYLFDFFEPKTGERFSMISLPNCSFRIILNNGKGREDVFSIESLGGRKCSDWHHIQFMLGANSEYSRCELRVDGVFVESREWAYNFFWRRGANYARRLIGSDYCGQNGAAIRISYFKIHNHYINLSERKIEERVCLSRLDDLGKGKVSFLTLEKHLFLSIGYWEGTKVPIGQAVEAFYDFVDPLEMSSDVLIDRGIGASGDSR; this is encoded by the coding sequence GTGAATCGAAATATTGCTCTCGAGCGTGCAATTGGAGATCTGGAAGTCTTGCTGTCAAAGACCGAGGTCGGCGAAGCAGATTTTCAGCGCTTCTTTGAGGCACACACTTGTGCTTTTGAGGCGCTAGGGTATAGCAGCTTCATTCCTCACGTTCGGCTGAGGACTTCGCAAGGGGATCTCATCCCCGATTTTTTGGTCCGACGGGTCGATGGTACGTATGAGATCTGTGACATAAAGACTCCCGGCGAGAGAGTTTTGAAGAGGGTGAAGAACCGCACTGAGTTCTATGCAAAGATATCCACAGAATACGCTGGGCAGTTGCGATGCTATGGCGAGTTTTTCGATGACCGGGCGAGCACCATACTATTTGAGAAAGAATATGGAATAGTGGTGAACAAGAGTCCGAATCGATTCTTGGTTATTGGCCGGGATGACGGGATTGATCGGTATGAGCTTCATAAGATTCTAAAATCGCGTGGTATGGAGTTTTCGATAGTTACGTATGACGACGTTGTTAGGTCGCTTAGGTGGGCGCTGGCGATGAATGATTTTGGCGAGGAGAAGCAGTACGGCGTGACTATAAATACAGTAATACAGCTGATTGAACCCTCCGATAGCCCCGAGTATCTGTTTGATTTTTTCGAGCCGAAAACTGGCGAGCGGTTCTCAATGATCAGTCTGCCTAATTGTAGTTTTCGCATTATTCTGAATAACGGGAAGGGGCGTGAGGATGTGTTTTCAATAGAAAGCCTCGGAGGAAGAAAGTGCTCGGATTGGCATCATATACAATTTATGCTAGGAGCCAATAGCGAGTATTCGCGATGTGAGCTGCGCGTCGATGGAGTGTTTGTTGAGTCGCGAGAGTGGGCGTATAATTTCTTCTGGCGACGTGGTGCAAACTATGCTCGTCGGCTTATCGGATCAGATTACTGCGGCCAGAACGGCGCTGCAATTAGGATTTCATATTTCAAAATACATAATCACTACATAAACCTATCGGAGCGAAAGATTGAGGAGCGCGTTTGTTTGTCGAGGTTGGATGACCTTGGAAAAGGAAAGGTGTCATTTCTTACGTTGGAGAAGCATCTGTTTCTTTCGATCGGTTACTGGGAGGGGACAAAGGTGCCTATAGGCCAGGCGGTCGAAGCGTTTTATGACTTCGTTGATCCACTTGAGATGTCGAGCGATGTGTTGATAGATCGCGGTATAGGTGCGAGCGGCGATTCGCGATGA
- a CDS encoding NADH-quinone oxidoreductase subunit H, translated as MIAALDVILRLAGWLLLAPLLPGIINRVKAWVAGRRGPPVLQLYYDLARLWRKGVVLSTLVSPGFIAGPAIAWVAVLGAALLLPLGPAGAALGFRGDVLLLIYLLALARFGTTWAALETGSAFEGMGAAREVSYAVLSEAAMIAAVLSLSVHTSSITLTTMLAPAAGAGALLLGAGLFAVLLAENCRVPFDDPNTHLELTMIHEAMVLDHSGPPFAVILHGAAMKLLLFALLLTEAVVPIGELGWLAATGVLAGGVLLVTIGVGLVESLLARLAFRRVPLLLVTAFLLCLFALLVAWRGGAS; from the coding sequence ATGATTGCGGCACTCGACGTTATCCTCCGGCTCGCGGGCTGGCTCCTGCTCGCTCCGCTCCTGCCGGGTATCATCAACCGGGTCAAAGCCTGGGTCGCGGGGCGCCGCGGCCCACCCGTGCTCCAGCTCTACTACGACCTCGCGCGTCTCTGGCGAAAGGGCGTCGTGCTCAGCACGCTCGTCTCGCCGGGTTTCATCGCCGGGCCCGCCATCGCGTGGGTCGCCGTCCTCGGCGCCGCACTGCTCCTGCCGCTCGGCCCGGCCGGCGCCGCCCTCGGGTTCCGCGGGGACGTCTTGCTCCTCATTTACCTGCTCGCGCTCGCCCGCTTCGGCACCACCTGGGCCGCGCTGGAAACCGGCTCCGCCTTCGAAGGCATGGGGGCCGCCCGCGAGGTGAGTTACGCCGTGCTCAGCGAGGCCGCCATGATCGCCGCGGTCCTCTCGCTCAGCGTCCACACGAGCAGCATCACGCTGACGACGATGCTCGCCCCCGCCGCCGGCGCCGGCGCGCTCCTGCTCGGCGCCGGGCTGTTCGCCGTCCTGCTCGCCGAGAACTGCCGCGTGCCGTTCGACGATCCCAACACGCACCTCGAGCTCACGATGATCCACGAGGCCATGGTCCTCGATCACAGCGGCCCGCCCTTCGCCGTCATCCTGCACGGCGCCGCGATGAAGCTCCTCCTGTTCGCCCTCCTACTCACCGAGGCCGTCGTCCCCATCGGTGAACTGGGCTGGCTCGCCGCCACGGGCGTCCTCGCCGGCGGCGTCCTGCTCGTGACGATCGGCGTCGGGCTGGTGGAGTCGCTCCTCGCCCGGCTGGCGTTCCGCCGCGTGCCGCTGCTCCTCGTCACCGCCTTCCTCCTCTGCCTGTTCGCCCTGCTCGTCGCCTGGAGAGGAGGCGCGTCATGA
- a CDS encoding crossover junction endodeoxyribonuclease RuvC yields MARMNVRQMWAAKLAGRPVASPVAVPRNAAATLQGSLTVQPRTPFAGLVLGIDPSLRGTGLALIEFQPGRNPVLLRCQTVHVPARQPMPVALAEIHRAVTAFLDGRNVRHVALEQTIYVQNFQTAQILGAARGAAIAAAALHRLPIYEYPPLRVKQAVVGAGRASKEQMARTVMALLGHGRPLASDEADAAGVALCHAFTWRGEAD; encoded by the coding sequence ATGGCGCGGATGAACGTGCGGCAGATGTGGGCGGCGAAACTCGCGGGGCGGCCGGTGGCCAGCCCCGTGGCGGTTCCGCGCAACGCCGCGGCGACCCTGCAAGGCTCGCTCACGGTGCAACCGCGCACGCCCTTCGCGGGCTTGGTGCTCGGGATCGACCCGTCGCTGCGCGGCACCGGGCTGGCGCTGATCGAGTTTCAACCGGGGCGCAACCCCGTCCTCCTGCGCTGTCAGACGGTGCACGTCCCGGCGCGGCAACCCATGCCGGTCGCCCTGGCCGAAATCCATCGCGCGGTGACGGCCTTTCTCGATGGCAGGAATGTTCGTCACGTCGCCCTCGAGCAGACGATCTACGTGCAAAATTTCCAGACGGCCCAGATCCTCGGGGCGGCGCGTGGCGCGGCCATCGCGGCCGCGGCGCTCCACCGCCTGCCGATCTACGAGTACCCGCCGCTGCGCGTGAAGCAGGCGGTGGTGGGCGCCGGTCGCGCGAGCAAGGAGCAGATGGCGCGAACGGTCATGGCGCTGCTGGGACACGGGCGGCCGCTGGCTTCAGATGAAGCCGACGCGGCGGGCGTGGCGCTCTGCCACGCGTTCACCTGGCGTGGCGAGGCCGACTAG
- a CDS encoding hydrogenase, with product MNGPLNLLIGVAMGINLIALGIGRVPSLITAVAIQGIALGVMPFLIEEHVGLLVGSVAVGTIVVKGFVIPTLLRRAMRTANVDREVEPSIGFVPSLLLGAGGTIAAVAFAHTLPLLPEHAGSLLVPGAGACVLTGFVLLIGRSTAISQVCGYLILENGIYLFGLLLIHATPLLVEAGILLDITVGVFVIGIIVDRIQRAFDSLDTRKLTVLRE from the coding sequence ATGAATGGTCCCCTGAATCTCCTCATCGGCGTCGCGATGGGCATTAATCTCATCGCCCTCGGCATCGGCCGGGTGCCGTCGCTCATCACCGCCGTAGCCATCCAGGGCATCGCCCTCGGCGTCATGCCGTTCCTCATCGAGGAGCACGTCGGCCTCCTCGTCGGCAGCGTCGCCGTCGGTACGATCGTCGTGAAGGGTTTTGTCATCCCGACGCTGCTGCGCCGCGCGATGCGCACGGCCAACGTCGATCGCGAGGTCGAGCCGTCCATCGGCTTCGTCCCGTCGCTCCTGCTCGGCGCCGGTGGCACCATCGCCGCCGTCGCCTTCGCCCACACGCTGCCGCTCCTGCCGGAGCACGCGGGCTCGCTGCTCGTGCCGGGCGCCGGGGCGTGCGTCCTCACGGGCTTCGTGCTGCTGATCGGCCGCTCGACCGCCATCTCCCAGGTTTGCGGCTATCTCATTCTTGAGAACGGCATCTACTTATTCGGCCTGCTGCTGATTCACGCGACGCCGCTCCTCGTCGAAGCCGGCATCCTCCTCGATATCACCGTCGGCGTCTTCGTCATCGGCATCATCGTCGACCGTATCCAGCGCGCCTTCGATTCCCTCGACACGCGCAAACTCACCGTCCTTCGCGAATGA
- a CDS encoding proton-conducting transporter membrane subunit: MKDLLLIIVPLAGAALAAVWPSDRTRPWLLPVIGAVQVILSFWFLLDPPPIAAGAWFGYDPLARAVLPAVCLLFLLCAAYAVPYLRMRPERSNRVFVASLLAILGLLSAGHQARHLGFLWIATEAVTLAAVPLLHFNGTARAFEATWKYLLVGGTGIALSLLGSFCLGYASLAGGGSGDLTFTTLIAQGPTLSRPWVLAAWVLLLAGYGTKMGLAPMHTWKPDAYGEAPGIVGAMLAGGVTTVAFTAILRVRVVVAAAGSGVVAERTLLVIGLFSMLIAALFLLGTRDFKRMLAYSSVEHMGILAFGAALGPAGAFASLFHVWSNSLTKGALFLSAGNIRRAAGARTVDEVAGMMLLTPRSAVLFVTGMFAVTACPPFGPFFSELRIVRAGFDAGRLGATAFFLGCLLFAFFGLTRLVFAIIDGRPRTASVQTARSFPETASIILPPLVLLGLSLWLGLATPELLQQTWTTAVADLYPTP, from the coding sequence ATGAAAGACCTGCTCTTGATCATCGTGCCGCTGGCCGGCGCCGCGCTCGCCGCGGTCTGGCCCAGCGACCGCACGCGCCCCTGGCTGCTGCCCGTGATCGGGGCGGTGCAGGTAATCCTGTCGTTCTGGTTCCTCCTGGACCCGCCGCCCATCGCCGCCGGCGCCTGGTTCGGCTACGACCCGCTCGCCCGCGCCGTGCTGCCCGCAGTCTGCCTGCTCTTCCTGCTCTGCGCCGCCTACGCCGTGCCGTACCTGCGCATGCGCCCGGAGCGCTCCAACCGCGTCTTCGTCGCCTCGCTCCTCGCCATCCTTGGGCTGCTCTCCGCCGGACACCAGGCCCGCCACCTCGGCTTCCTCTGGATCGCCACCGAGGCCGTCACACTGGCCGCCGTTCCGCTCCTCCATTTCAACGGCACCGCCCGCGCGTTCGAAGCCACCTGGAAATACCTCCTCGTCGGCGGCACCGGTATCGCCCTCTCCCTCCTCGGCTCCTTCTGCCTCGGCTACGCCTCCCTCGCCGGCGGCGGCAGCGGCGACCTCACGTTCACCACGTTGATCGCCCAGGGGCCGACACTTTCCCGTCCGTGGGTCCTCGCTGCGTGGGTCCTCCTCCTCGCGGGTTACGGCACGAAAATGGGCCTCGCACCGATGCACACGTGGAAACCCGATGCCTACGGTGAGGCGCCGGGCATCGTCGGCGCCATGCTCGCTGGCGGCGTCACCACCGTCGCGTTCACCGCCATCCTGCGGGTGCGCGTGGTCGTGGCCGCAGCCGGTTCCGGCGTTGTCGCCGAGCGCACGCTCCTCGTGATCGGGCTGTTCTCCATGCTGATCGCCGCGCTGTTCCTGCTCGGGACGCGCGATTTCAAACGCATGCTCGCCTACTCCAGCGTCGAACACATGGGCATCCTCGCCTTCGGCGCCGCCCTCGGGCCCGCCGGCGCGTTCGCCTCCCTCTTCCACGTCTGGAGCAACAGCCTGACCAAGGGAGCGCTCTTCCTCAGCGCCGGCAACATCCGCCGCGCCGCCGGCGCCCGCACCGTCGACGAGGTCGCCGGCATGATGCTGCTCACGCCGCGCTCCGCCGTCCTGTTCGTCACCGGCATGTTCGCCGTCACCGCGTGCCCCCCGTTTGGCCCGTTCTTCAGCGAACTGCGGATCGTGCGCGCCGGGTTCGACGCCGGCCGGCTCGGCGCCACCGCCTTCTTCCTGGGCTGCCTGCTCTTCGCCTTCTTCGGCCTCACCCGTCTCGTCTTCGCCATCATCGACGGCCGGCCCCGCACCGCGTCCGTCCAAACCGCCCGCAGTTTCCCGGAAACTGCCAGCATCATCCTGCCGCCGCTCGTGCTCCTCGGCCTCTCGCTCTGGCTCGGCCTCGCGACGCCCGAACTGCTCCAGCAAACCTGGACCACCGCGGTGGCTGATCTCTACCCGACGCCATGA